The genomic window ATAAATTGTCACCTGTAAATATTATTAatctttttctaataaattacACAAAGGATTTACTAATATATGCCACTCTACTTGGCAAGCAGGAACCTCTCATCCAGCAATTTGTCCGGGAACATACTTACTTCATTTTTGAGTCTCAAATCATTACAAAATCTGTAAGTATTAGCAGCCATGAGCAGTATTAGTCACCTAAAAAAATGGTGGCAGCATGAATATCTTCTCTATAATCTGATGGAGGCCGGAGGCCTTTGCTCAAAATGCATGCAACTCAAATTATTTCAGGGATTTATCATACAACAACTTGACTGGACCTGTACCAGATTTTTTTGCAGACTTTCCATCTTTAAAAACTCTGTAAGTAATTAACTTTTAGTTTGGGGATATTTGAATACTTTAGGATATATATGCAGGTAATCTGAGTATTTGATCTTGTCATTGCAGGAATTTAACGGGGAACAACCTAACAGGTTCGGTTCCACAGGCTGTTACGGATAAGTTCAAGGATGGAACTCTGAGGTTTGCTTATTAATGATCTTTTCTAGTACTTGTTCTCAATGTTTGTTTTTAGAATTCTAGACTTCAATATCCATATATTGTGATTATAaagtttattaattaattagtggACGTACCATGTTCTATTTTATGCAAGTTTTGGAGAAAATCCAAATCTTTGTCCGTCCGTCTCGTGCCAAGgacagaaaaagaagaagaagaagaagaacaagttCTTTGTTCCTGTTCTTACATCCATTCTGTCTGCGATTGTGATCCTGGTCCTCATAGCTGCCCTTGCAATCATCCGGAAGTTGACCAAGAGGAGAGAAACCAAaggtattttctttctttcactttcatttttttctaagtgAGGATTCAACATTTTATTACTCCATTTTTGTTGTGATTTCCTTAGCTACAACCATAGAGACGGTCACTGAACGCCCCAAAGAAGGGCCATTGAAGTCAGGGAATTGTGAGTTCACTTACTCTGAGGTTGTGGGTATCACCAATAACTTTAATCGCCCCATTGGTAGAGGAGGATTTGGAGAAGTTTATCTAGGCACTTTGGCAGATGACACTCAGGTTGCCGTCAAGGTTCATTCTCCATCATCGAATCAAGGCCCTAAGGCATTTCGAGCGGAGGTTAGACAAAGCAATCCATCCATGGCTCTACACTACTATAAGTTCTCCATCTGATGTCAAGAcactaaaaaatttgaaatattgcaGGCGAAACTCTTGACGAGAGTTCATCATAAAAACTTGGTTCGTCTAATTGGGTACTGCGATGACAGTACAAACATGGTTCTCATTTATGAATACATGTCCAATGGAAACCTGCAACAGAAGTTAtcaggtatatatatatatgtattgaCGACTCTTGATCACAGGTATATAACTTTAATTGGAAGCTACTCGTGGACTTTAATGTTTATGCATTTGCTGTAGCGAGAGAAGCTGCAGATGTTTTGAACTGGAAACAGAGACTTCAAATTGCAGTAGATGCAGCACATGGTCAGTAATTAAGCGGAGATCTTCCACATTATAATTAATGTGCATTCAAATATTTCTGTAATTTGTGATTCTTTTCTTGCTTAATTGTGTAGGATTGGAGTATCTACACAATGGCTGTAAGCCACCAATAGTCCACAGAGACATGAAATCTTCCAACATTCTATTAACTGAATCACTGCAAGCCAAGATAGCGGATTTTGGAATGTCCAGAGATCTTCAAAGCTTATCAACCGACCCAGTAGGCACACCTGGATATTTTGATCCTGAGTAGGTGTTAATTAATGACATTATTCCTTACAATTTTTACATAATTGCTTCCTTATTGATCATGAACTATTAATTACTTCCTATATATGCAGATGCCAGTCCACAGGAAATTTGAATGAGAAGAGCGATGTTTATAGCTTTGGGATTGTTTTATTGGAGCTAATCACCGGCCGGCGTGCAATAATCCCTGGGGGCATTCATATAGCTGGATGGGTTAGTCCTATGATTGAAAGAGGGGATATTCGAAGCATTGTTGATCCAAGGTTACAAGGAGATTTCAACACCAATTCTGCCTGGAAAGCAGTAGAGATAGCCTTAGCATGTGTAGCATCAACAGGAATGCAAAGGCCAGACATGAGTCATGTAGTGGTAGACTTGAAGGAATGTTTGGAGACGGAGATGGCTTCCAGGAGAATTCAGAGGGTAGGTGGCCACAGCATCGGATCAGGCAATTTCCTAGAAAATGTTCCCTTGGTTCTTAGCACTGAAGTGGCTCCCCATGCTAGGTAGTTGTGGTTGTTTGACGCTAGTAGTTTCAGTTAATGTGATAGATTTGATTAATGTTAGCATGTGGGGAATATGGTGCGCTCCTCTATATTTTGAATTGTgtccatgaaaaattttatattggaTAATTGTACCAACTTTTTCTCAGACTTTAGGCTATATTCAAtcgaaaaatttgaaaagaaatgccagataaagaaaatagagaaaaaaaaaagtaaaagaaaaaaaaagtgaaggaattgaagtcaataaattactttttatattttattttacttatttaattcttctatataaagattaaatgatttaaaagcatataaatttcttacaaaattttaaattattttattttatattttttttgtaaaacaaataagaaaaaattatttttcttaacattttttttctttgatactttttaGAAACGAAATATAATATCTTGGGCATGTTATGATTTTTCACTATATTGGGCATGTTAaggaatcaattaaaataaaggaaaaaggcAATTAAGTTAATATCTAGCTCCTGTACGAGCAAGAGTTAATTCCCATTATAAAATATCAACAACAATTGCAAGAGTTCTCATAACTTCATTTAGAATTGAATgaattatgaaatattaataaaaatagtgaACACAAGGAGTAGGAATTTCtttatagaattttaaaattttgtaaatttattttcaattaactttttattaaaattaagttattttgatgttttggttttgtttttaagttaaatatcatgataaaattttatatataaactttattgagaaagaaaagaatatatatatatataaagacaaACATATTTAAGTCATATTTAGgcaatttttctaatttataataaattgatttcaatataaaattaaagtagtgtaattttttaaacaaaaattatccTAAATTTCCCGAAATTAGACTTAAGTATTATAACAaagttaaaaattgaaaaataaaataaaaaaaagaagtgacgtttttcattaacataaagtaaaaaaaaagtaaatatttttttcattaagaaaaaattatcttaaaaaaaaaaaagtgatagtTTAAAATGTAAATTGTTTgtaaaatttcttaatttttttcctatcatcatcatattatatttaattaaattaaaaagaggAGTGATCTAGCACAGTTGAAAACAAGTCCACAGTAGCATTGTAACAAGTCTCCAACGACATTGAAATGGGTTCTAATCTCTTCAAAACTCCTACCACAGACAATAGACTGGCCCAGTCCAAACCACTCCAGCCCAGCCCATTCCCCCCAACTAGCTAGGGGGCCCAACGTGCACTGGCACGCCTGCCAGCCACGTACCACTCCAATGCTTAAATAAACCCTTTAGGTGAAATGAATTGTCCATGTGGGATTATAATTGGAATTATGAAAAGGCAAGGAAAAATCCAAGGAAATGAACCGATGCTTAAATAAACCTTTTTGGTGAAATGAATTGTGACGTGGGATTGTAATTGGAATTATGAAAAGGCAAGGAAAAATCCaaggaaatggaaaaaatgaagttttaggGATTTGAACCTGTCCACCCCCTCATATTTTCTCACCAACACAACCGACCAACCATGCTTGATTTGATAAAATGTACACATTTTatgtatatatctatatatatagattattagcattaaatatattaactatatatataaacaaatattataaattatatacatatattataaattaatcataataaaattattataaataaattattttttgtgattgtgacttttatataataattatatataaaataaatataaatttttaaataaaattatcaaaattttaaaataaaaaatacttatacaaattatcattatttattttatgtcattaAATACACCCAAATTAAATGATAATGCATAACGTATGTTTTCAAATCATAAACATAGTTGTTAAATATCACCACCAtgtatatatcatcatttagtttatattatttaatataattgaattaaatagatcataattttaatattaaatatattttaaattaaacatattataattaaatattataatattattatgtaataatatttattgtagtttaataataaatatacacttataaaattgatattttttatttatgtatatgatattatcatcaaatatgataaatcataacatacatatatcaaatttttcaataaaacaactttaaaatgtttattatgtttctaattatatttctacaaggtttttcttatattttcatgaattttgatcaattttaagtctatcgatatttttttttagaatattcactgatatatctccgatatattttatatatccataaaatcgaagtaccaatATATTCGTGATTAcagatattttcatccttgattctaatagcattttttatttataattaacttttttatcataatttttcatAGTTATTAGCAAATGCATAAAATACAAGTAATGTTgaccattttcaaaatattcataatataattataatgattgagaaaaaaatgttgGGTGagcatgaaaataattatcaatgaATGATAATGATaggtcaaaataaatattaataggaGTAGATGATTAGAACAAACAAACATTATTAAGAAAAGATAACTGAAATAAACaatcaataaatgaaataatgacaattaaaaaatgtaattattaACAAAAGATGACTAGAAAGAATAgacatcattaaaaataaataaataaatgacttAAAACAATAATCAACTAATGATCCCCCAATTGATGATAGCCAAAAAGATAAAGATGACTCTTTAGAGCAATCATCGTTACCAAAAATAACTTGTGTTTCCTTGttattgtttcctttttttccttgtagtAGGTGAACATGAAtattaatagtatttttttctaaGTATTCCACGTTTACTTGCTATGTTCCTGCATCTTCATGCATTTTCTAATTGCCATTATCTCCAGATTTCAATTCAACCACATGCCTAGTTGGCCCCCTCTCAAGTGTTAGTTTGGTATGTCATTCAACTTTGTTGTTAGTGTATGATATAGACTACTCagtaaaattctaaaattttgtcaaaaaaataaaataaaattgaaggatTGGTTGAAGAACTGGTTGATTTATACAAattagagtttttttatttataaattaaaaattattacccCAACCTTccaaattgtaatttaattaatgaaaattttatttatacctttggttttctttgttgTCCATTCAATAGGTGTCATTCATAAATTTATTGGTCAATgggcataaaaataaaaacaaaaacaccttagaaagaataattttgaaggaGGAAAAATCATTATCCGTTAAGATTTATATGAAGACGTACTTTGATTAAATCCATTAAGGGAGCAATGGAACATTTcctttgattttcaattatatatatcatGAGGCTGTCAAGCATAATTAGGAGCTTTAAGTCAATACCCTTTCCCAACAAACACGTTGGAAGTCAACATCAGCCCTAGTTCCCTCCAAGCTTTGGAGGCTTAGTATACAAGGCTTTGTCTTTAAAGCTTGTTTCAGGCCCATCTTATCCATACCTCCTCTCATTTCCTTGAGCTTCACATACTACACTTTCATCAAGATTTTTTTGCCCCTGGGTGTTCCAAGATCTGAAACAGGGATGGTAGACTGACATTGACCTGGCTGATCTTTCTTTCTAGTGATTATTTCCTTCCACAGCTTGGGATGGGTTTCAGGGACCTTCCATGAGAACAAGTCAGATCCGCAAAAGATCGCGGTCAGGGAAGGTAGGCATTCGTTTTTGTTGGTGTAAGTTTGTTTTAGTGGTTCATGTTCCCCTCTTGTCAAATCCTAAACATTCTACTAAAtataattcattaaaaatataaactcaaatactacttaattttcatatggtattttaaggaaatttctttaaaaaaaatagtatctaaattgattttctgattgtctttttaaaaagagattaattaaataaaataagaaaataaaatattaacagGATGCTTAAGCGCATATAAGTGAGATACTAAGAACATtttaggaaaaaataaataaaaaagtttggaAAAGCATTTCAgtcttttatatgtaatataattttagaaatagaaaaaaataattatctatatTTTTCATCTAGAAATTTCAGTGATCATATTTAACtttcatgttaaaattattttaaataaattatgatatatttttttaaagagaaacattatttaaatgagtatctttgagaaaagaaaaatattatccaaattaattaaataaagtaATGAAATGATGTGGGCACGTATAAGTAAGATGATTAGTACTTTAGGGGAAAAAAAGTCTAGTCACTTAGCtctttttgtatatattataaataaaaggtTGTTggcaaaatgtttttaacctattttatatgttttaaatatttaaaagaaaaagttttatattttattcttaataattctctacgtaactattttttaaaaccattgccataaaaaaatgaaaataaataaaaacaacttgaaaatatttttaaaaaatatcttaatttattcttttttaagaataaaaaattgttcctatttttttttattataaaacatattttcctgatttattttcaaaaataattttgacttGTATGGTCTGTTTGGTACATGAGAATATAAAcgaaattaagagaaaaatgaagattAATTACATTTCAAAGTCcctttgcttctttttctttaagcCAAAATATGATGAATTGACTCAGTTTTCATATGATGCTAGTCTTCTTCCAACACAACATGGCCCCACAGCTCTTAGCATTTCCACTTATTTAGCCCACTGAATATGATGGGAAAGACCAACTTGGATCGGAAAACAACATCAATGGTTTTGGCTCCAATAACTTTCATTCCAACAATTCAAAGCTagcttagtattttttttattttccacatCACCAGCCCAAAACCTAACTTTCCCATAATTTTCTATACGTTAAGGACAGTGAAACTTCCTGTTGTGTACACTTGATGGGAAAGATCAAATCAATTATGTGAAAACTTATGAATTTCCAACGAATTTCCAATGTTGAAAATCTTAGATTTTACACATTCATTGTAATTTAGGccactatttaatatttttccaaaaactcaaataaatttataaatagtttTGTTTATTCACCTTTAGAGTCcgtttaatattaattttacgaaaaatctctaatttttttaacattcaaaattttttatttttcaagtattataaagattgaaaatgttttttagaattattgtcaaatcactcttaatttctctttttttcaataaaaataatttataaaatataaattattattcaaagttgtttctttgttgcatatttaaattattatacatTGATTCCActataaattaaaatacaatttaGTTGAAGAATTGTTGATTTATACAAattagagtttttttatttataaattagaaaatgccCAAATTGTAACTCAATtgatggaaattttgaaaaacttcaatttttaaagttttttcttagaaaaaaaaaaaaagaaaattgttgtTTGATCAATATCAAGCATAtatggatttttatttatatctttttgtttttttttttctgttacgCGTTTTAGAGGtgtcatttataaaattattggtCAATAggcatgaaaataaaaacaaaaacaccttagaaagaataattttgaaggaagaaaaatcATCATTCACTAAATTTATATCAAGAGATACTTTGATTAAATCCATTAAGGGAGCCATGCAATATTTTGTTGTTAAGAATAAATGGTACTAGAGAATATAAACGAAATTAagataagaatgaaaattaattacaattcaATGTAGAAAATATCGTTCTGGTTTGATAAATTGGATATACAATGGATCCATCTTCCTCATATTGGATTTGCCTTCATTTTACATTGATGATCCCCAAAGTTCAAAAATGTAATAACAATAGACTCTATTAATTCAAAGTCTTTTTCCTCCTGTGAAACTTTAGAGTTCCTTTGCTTGTTTTTCTTTGAACCAAAATACAATGAATTGACTCAGTTTTCATATGATGCTAGTCTTCTTACTACACAACATGGCCCCACAGCCCTTAGCATTTCCAATTATTTGGCCCACTAAATATGATGGGAAAGACCAACTTGGATaggaaaaaaaacatcaatggtCCAAGAGCTTCCATTGCAACTTCTTAAAGCTagcttactttttttttttttttacatgaaaaatgctAAGATATCAAAGTAATAtctattcaaaatcaaaatttggattattattattattattattattatatatagtgAAATCTAAGTAATTGAATGAGcatacaaacaaataagattaaattataaaaacacaaataaatgagattaaaataaaataaaattgaaagattGGTTGAAGAACCGGTTGATTTATACAaattagtgtttttttatttataaattaaaaattactaCCCCAACCTtccaaattataatttaattaatgaaaattttgtttataggTTTTTATTTATACCTTTTGTTATCTTTGTTGTGCATTCAATAGGtgtcatttataaatttattggtCAATGggcatgaaaataaaaacaaaaacaccttagaaagaataattttgaagaagGAAAAATCATTATCCGCTAAGATTTATATCAGGATGTACTTTGATTAAATCCATTAAGGGAGCCATGGAACATTTcctttaattttcaattatatatattatgaggCTGTCAAGCATAATTAGGAGCTGATCATGGCAGCCCAAGACATACGCTTTAAGTCAATACCCTTTCCCAACAAACACGTTGGAAGTCAACATCAGCCCTAGTTCCTCCAAGCTTTGGAGGCTTAGTATACAAGGCTTTGTCTTTAAAGCTTGTTTCAGGCCCATCTTATCCATACCTCCTCTCATTTCCTTGAGCTTCACTTTCGTcgagattttttttcccctggGTATTTCAAGATCTGAAACATGGATGGTAGACTGACATTGACCTGGCTGATCTTTCTTTCTAGTGATAATTTCCTTCCACAGCTTGGGATGGGTTTCAGGGACCTTCCATGAGAACAAGTCAGATCCGCAAAAGATCGCGGTCAAGGAAGGTAGGCATTCATTTTTGTTGGTGTAAGTTTGTGCTAGAGGTTCATGTTCCTGTCTTGTCAAATCCTAAACATTCTACTAAATATAATTCattaaaaactcaaatactgcttaattttcatattatcttttaaggaaatttctttaaaaaaaataatatctaaattgattttctggttgtcttttaaaaaagagattaattaaataaaatattaacaagACACATGTAAGGCATATAACTGAGATACTAAGAacattttaggaaaaaaaaaagtcaacaagcattagaaatagaaaaaaataattatctatatatatcaTCTAGAAATTTCAGtgattatatttaactttcatgttaaaattattttaaataaattatggtataattttttaaagagaaacattatttaaatgagtatctttgagaaaagaaaaatattatccaaattaattaaataaagtaATGAAATGATGTGGACATCTATAAGTGAGATGATCAGTattttaggggaaaaaaaagtctATAGACACTTAGCTCTTttgtatatattataaataaaagtttgtcggaaaacttgaaatgtttttaacatattttatatgtcttttaatatttaaaagaaaaaattttatattttattcttaataattctctacctaattattttttaaaaccattgctataaaaaaaatgaaaataaataaaaacaacttgaaaatatttttaaaaaatatcttaatttattgtttttaagaataaaaaattattcctattttttattataaaacatattttcctgatttattttcaaaaacagtttttaattttGACTTGTATGGTCTGTTGGGTA from Vitis vinifera cultivar Pinot Noir 40024 chromosome 9, ASM3070453v1 includes these protein-coding regions:
- the LOC100266874 gene encoding putative leucine-rich repeat receptor-like protein kinase At2g19210, with amino-acid sequence MDGRLTLNWLIFLLVIISFHNLGRVSGTFHENQADRRKLTAKKGFISIDCGIAPGSYYIDSETEIYYTSDAGFTDTGINYNVSQEYVYQDTNQHLKNVRSFPEGDKNCYTLWPGQGKNHKYLIRARFLYGNYDSKNQLPIFKLYLGVDEWTTVNIRNATSIYRKEIIHIPITDYIDVCLVNAGWGTPFISVLELRQLNDSIYSPTEPGSLILYNRWDFGTQQEEWKLIREKDDVYDRIWKPLTRSSWLSINSSLVSSSFSTSDYKLPGIVMATAATPANESESWRISLGIDDDPSQKLYMYMHFAEVEDLKGQIREFTISVNDDESYAGPLTPGYLFSVTVYSKYSVSGSTTNKLSFSLERTNRSTLPPIINAMEVYMIKEFAQSSTQQNDVDAIKTVKSGYAVSRNWQGDPCLPMEYQWDGLTCSHNTSPAIISLNLSSSNLSGNILTSFLSLKSLQNLDLSYNNLTGPVPDFFADFPSLKTLNLTGNNLTGSVPQAVTDKFKDGTLSFGENPNLCPSVSCQGQKKKKKKKNKFFVPVLTSILSAIVILVLIAALAIIRKLTKRRETKATTIETVTERPKEGPLKSGNCEFTYSEVVGITNNFNRPIGRGGFGEVYLGTLADDTQVAVKVHSPSSNQGPKAFRAEAKLLTRVHHKNLVRLIGYCDDSTNMVLIYEYMSNGNLQQKLSAREAADVLNWKQRLQIAVDAAHGLEYLHNGCKPPIVHRDMKSSNILLTESLQAKIADFGMSRDLQSLSTDPVGTPGYFDPECQSTGNLNEKSDVYSFGIVLLELITGRRAIIPGGIHIAGWVSPMIERGDIRSIVDPRLQGDFNTNSAWKAVEIALACVASTGMQRPDMSHVVVDLKECLETEMASRRIQRVGGHSIGSGNFLENVPLVLSTEVAPHAR